Proteins co-encoded in one Spirosoma endbachense genomic window:
- the proS gene encoding proline--tRNA ligase — MAKAIPSRSENYSEWYNELVKKADLAENSAVRGCMVIKPYGFSIWEKMQRALDDMFKETGHSNAYFPLFIPKSFLSKEASHVEGFAKECAVVTHYRLKNAEDGSGVIVDPEAKLEEELIVRPTSETVIWSTYKNWIQSYRDLPLLVNQWANVVRWEMRTRIFLRTSEFLWQEGHTAHATAEEAEAETRQMLDVYATFAEEWMALPVVRGSKTANERFAGADDTLCIEAMMQDGKALQAGTSHFLGQNFAKAFDVQFLNKQNQLDYVWGTSWGVSTRLMGALIMAHSDDDGLVLPPKLAPIQVVIVPIYRTEEQLEQLSAKIKPLVQELRKAGVSVKYDDSDANKPGWKFAEYELRGVPVRLAMGGRDLENGTVEIARRDLKTKETVPFDGLTERIKNLLDDIQQTIYNKALKFRQENTFKVDTLEQFQDQLDKGGFLLAHWDGTSETEEAIKEATKATIRCIPFDQEPEEGVDIFSGKPSKGRVVFARAY; from the coding sequence ATGGCAAAAGCAATTCCGTCCCGTAGTGAAAACTACTCCGAGTGGTATAATGAATTAGTTAAAAAGGCCGACCTGGCCGAAAATTCGGCCGTTCGTGGCTGTATGGTTATTAAACCGTACGGTTTTTCGATCTGGGAAAAAATGCAGCGCGCTCTTGACGATATGTTCAAGGAAACCGGTCATTCCAATGCGTATTTCCCGCTGTTTATTCCCAAATCGTTCCTGAGCAAGGAAGCTTCACACGTCGAAGGGTTTGCTAAGGAATGCGCCGTTGTGACACACTACCGGCTCAAAAATGCGGAAGATGGTTCTGGTGTCATTGTCGATCCCGAAGCCAAGCTTGAAGAAGAGCTAATCGTTCGGCCAACCTCCGAGACGGTGATCTGGAGTACCTACAAAAACTGGATTCAATCATATCGTGATTTACCCTTGCTAGTGAACCAGTGGGCCAATGTGGTTCGGTGGGAAATGAGAACCCGGATTTTTCTGCGTACCTCTGAATTCCTGTGGCAGGAAGGGCATACAGCCCATGCAACAGCGGAGGAAGCCGAAGCAGAAACCCGGCAGATGCTCGACGTTTACGCTACGTTTGCTGAAGAATGGATGGCGCTTCCCGTAGTTCGTGGATCGAAAACGGCGAATGAACGTTTTGCCGGTGCCGACGATACGCTGTGCATTGAAGCCATGATGCAGGATGGAAAAGCGCTTCAGGCTGGAACCTCGCACTTTTTGGGACAAAATTTCGCGAAAGCCTTCGATGTTCAATTCCTGAACAAGCAAAACCAGCTAGACTACGTTTGGGGAACATCCTGGGGAGTTTCGACGCGGTTGATGGGTGCTCTGATCATGGCCCACTCCGACGACGATGGCTTGGTATTACCGCCCAAACTGGCTCCTATTCAGGTTGTTATTGTGCCGATTTACCGGACTGAAGAGCAGCTAGAGCAGCTTTCGGCCAAAATAAAACCTTTAGTGCAGGAGTTGCGTAAGGCAGGCGTTTCGGTTAAGTACGACGATTCGGACGCCAACAAACCAGGATGGAAGTTTGCCGAATATGAATTACGGGGCGTTCCGGTCCGGCTGGCAATGGGCGGACGTGATCTTGAAAATGGCACGGTCGAAATTGCCCGCCGTGATCTGAAAACCAAGGAAACGGTTCCGTTTGATGGACTGACGGAACGGATTAAAAACCTTCTTGACGACATTCAGCAGACCATCTATAACAAAGCGCTCAAGTTTCGTCAGGAGAACACATTTAAAGTAGATACGCTCGAGCAATTTCAGGACCAACTCGACAAAGGTGGGTTTCTGTTAGCTCACTGGGATGGCACTTCTGAAACCGAGGAAGCAATCAAAGAAGCGACCAAGGCCACAATTCGTTGTATTCCATTCGATCAGGAACCCGAAGAAGGAGTCGATATTTTTTCGGGTAAGCCGTCTAAAGGACGGGTAGTTTTTGCCCGTGCCTATTGA
- a CDS encoding NUDIX hydrolase, translating into MTVSPGLKRTAVICVLRNGSNFLLLKRLKEPNKGQYTPVGGKLDPFESPLRAAYRETWEETGIKAEKMTFCGLLTESSPTAYNWTSYVYVAEIEFIPPPPCKEGELRWIGFADLLTVPTPKVDWYIYDYLLKNKPFAFSAEYDKQLDLLVMHDELEDVVVFQA; encoded by the coding sequence ATGACTGTTTCTCCGGGACTTAAGCGAACTGCCGTTATCTGCGTGCTGCGTAACGGCAGTAACTTTTTGCTACTAAAGCGTCTGAAAGAGCCGAACAAAGGCCAGTATACGCCCGTTGGCGGAAAACTCGATCCTTTCGAGAGTCCGCTACGGGCGGCTTACCGGGAAACCTGGGAAGAAACGGGTATCAAGGCCGAAAAAATGACGTTCTGCGGATTGTTAACCGAGAGCTCACCGACGGCATACAACTGGACGAGCTATGTCTATGTCGCAGAAATTGAATTTATTCCTCCTCCTCCCTGTAAGGAGGGCGAGTTGAGGTGGATTGGGTTTGCGGATCTTTTAACCGTTCCAACGCCTAAAGTAGATTGGTATATCTACGACTATTTACTGAAAAACAAGCCGTTTGCGTTTAGCGCTGAATACGATAAACAGCTAGACCTGCTCGTTATGCACGATGAACTGGAAGATGTTGTCGTGTTTCAGGCATGA
- a CDS encoding PadR family transcriptional regulator, whose amino-acid sequence MDTTGNEFLRGTLKTIVLKLLAERSPSGQGRMYGYEITQAVKERTKGEITLSFGALYPVLHKLEQEGFLITDTEEVEGRLRKYYSLTPSGTQVAEQKVSDFERFMEAMRALLDPLPSLATGH is encoded by the coding sequence ATGGATACAACAGGCAATGAATTTCTTCGAGGTACGCTCAAAACGATCGTCCTGAAGTTGCTGGCCGAACGGTCTCCTTCTGGGCAGGGAAGAATGTATGGCTATGAAATTACGCAGGCCGTAAAAGAGCGAACAAAAGGCGAGATAACATTATCGTTCGGTGCTTTATATCCTGTTCTGCATAAACTGGAACAGGAAGGTTTTCTCATTACAGATACCGAAGAAGTGGAGGGACGGCTGCGAAAATACTATTCGCTTACGCCATCCGGCACACAGGTTGCCGAACAGAAAGTCTCCGATTTTGAGCGCTTTATGGAAGCAATGCGAGCACTCCTCGATCCATTGCCCAGCCTGGCCACAGGTCACTAA
- a CDS encoding thioredoxin family protein, producing MTTPSSIITPELVASAFTYDQYIALSIDLLAQARTTSDSPNYNTPEILGYAKLNIHRMNRLDKVTAINSELKSVLDKVSEPWIWLVLTESWCGDAAQSIPVLHQIAEQSPNISIRFLLRDKNPDLMNAYLTNGGRSIPKLICVRTSDLNELGTWGPRPAELQKLFWEWKPLLPYAEVTERLQRWYNTDRTQSIQREFVDLVTVWNRTRA from the coding sequence ATGACAACACCATCTTCTATCATTACGCCGGAGCTAGTAGCATCGGCGTTCACCTACGATCAATATATTGCTCTTTCTATTGACTTGCTGGCCCAGGCGAGAACAACGTCGGATTCCCCGAATTATAATACCCCCGAAATACTGGGTTATGCCAAACTCAATATTCATCGGATGAACCGGTTAGATAAAGTAACCGCTATAAATTCGGAGTTAAAGTCGGTTCTTGACAAGGTATCTGAACCCTGGATCTGGCTCGTTCTGACCGAATCGTGGTGTGGCGATGCGGCCCAATCCATTCCTGTATTGCACCAGATTGCCGAACAGTCGCCCAATATATCCATCCGGTTTTTGTTGCGTGATAAAAACCCTGATCTGATGAATGCCTATCTGACCAATGGGGGGAGATCTATTCCTAAACTCATTTGTGTTCGTACCTCCGATCTAAACGAATTGGGTACGTGGGGGCCGCGCCCAGCTGAACTACAGAAATTATTCTGGGAATGGAAGCCTTTATTACCTTATGCTGAAGTTACGGAACGGCTTCAGCGATGGTATAACACGGACCGCACCCAGTCGATACAGCGCGAATTCGTCGACCTGGTGACCGTGTGGAATCGCACTCGGGCTTAG
- a CDS encoding FKBP-type peptidyl-prolyl cis-trans isomerase encodes MAQAKSGDTVQVHYTGTLTDGTVFDSSEGRTPLEFTVGSGQVIKGFDEGVAGMNQGEKKTINIPVEDAYGPTNEEMIFTLDRSDIPADIPLEVGMTLNMHEDGNPRPIPVIVRDLTDTNVTLDANHPLAGQDLVFEVELVGVKSPSGLIL; translated from the coding sequence ATGGCACAAGCAAAATCCGGCGATACCGTTCAGGTGCACTATACCGGCACTCTAACCGACGGAACCGTATTCGATTCATCAGAGGGGCGTACCCCGCTGGAATTTACGGTTGGTAGTGGTCAGGTCATCAAAGGCTTTGACGAAGGAGTAGCTGGGATGAACCAGGGCGAAAAGAAAACCATCAACATTCCGGTGGAAGATGCCTATGGTCCAACTAATGAAGAAATGATTTTTACGTTAGATCGATCCGATATTCCTGCCGATATCCCGCTCGAAGTGGGTATGACGCTTAATATGCACGAAGATGGCAATCCACGCCCTATTCCAGTGATTGTTCGCGACTTGACCGACACGAACGTTACGCTTGATGCGAACCACCCGCTGGCGGGACAGGATCTGGTATTTGAAGTTGAATTGGTTGGGGTAAAATCACCGTCAGGTTTGATTCTGTAA
- a CDS encoding T9SS C-terminal target domain-containing protein, whose product MKQFRLSIAVLLSVWGLAGMGDAKADNGAGANGVKIEKSEQKKVRVYTQTASPIDVAIIDADGNLLYRGLISKNKKGATSFNLNGLPDGQYFLTAGNNSWWLSQGLTIKGNTLSIDERNLQQVMEPSVLAYEKNKFEVNLPAKNVDEANVAIYDAQNVLVQVDSFKGAVRRFDLSALPDGAYTFVVGPNQKQFTTRVDIKH is encoded by the coding sequence ATGAAACAGTTCCGTTTATCAATTGCTGTACTACTTTCAGTATGGGGTCTGGCAGGCATGGGAGATGCTAAAGCCGACAATGGTGCAGGAGCGAATGGGGTGAAAATTGAGAAGTCCGAACAAAAGAAAGTACGCGTTTATACACAAACGGCATCGCCGATTGACGTGGCCATTATCGATGCCGACGGCAACCTGCTCTACCGTGGTCTTATTAGCAAGAATAAAAAAGGGGCTACCTCGTTCAACCTGAACGGCCTGCCCGATGGTCAGTATTTTCTGACAGCGGGTAACAATTCATGGTGGTTGTCGCAGGGATTGACGATCAAAGGAAACACCCTTAGCATCGACGAACGTAACCTGCAACAGGTGATGGAGCCTTCGGTTCTGGCTTACGAAAAGAACAAATTTGAAGTGAACTTGCCCGCTAAGAATGTAGATGAGGCAAATGTCGCCATCTACGATGCCCAGAATGTGCTGGTTCAGGTAGATTCATTTAAAGGTGCAGTTCGCCGGTTCGATTTGTCAGCTTTGCCCGATGGTGCCTACACGTTTGTAGTTGGCCCGAATCAGAAGCAATTTACGACCCGCGTCGACATTAAGCACTAA
- a CDS encoding bestrophin family protein has product MFTTKRVPFHIVFPFTWRAILLFLCYSTLICLLYSIAGWRFLAIPFVPVATIGTAVAFYVGFKNNSSYDRLWEARRIWGSITNASRSWSIMVLDYLNAKHTNNPLAKGELKQLRQTLIYRHLAYINAIRVQLRQKPVWELHHNPASEVIERIAAFRQCSLDKELSRFLSEEEIESIIQHPNPATFLLREQSEQLRELREAGYLTDYYHVDLERMLVEFYNQQGACERIKSFPFPRQYAYFSYVFTWVFIAVLPYGLLTEMAKVSGWHVWLTVPFFTVIAWIFNTMEIVGDTSENPFENSINDIPMTAICRNIEIDLRDMLGETDLPKRVQAVDNILM; this is encoded by the coding sequence ATGTTTACAACCAAACGCGTCCCTTTTCACATTGTTTTTCCGTTCACCTGGCGAGCCATTCTCCTTTTTTTATGCTATTCGACGCTCATCTGCCTTCTTTATTCCATTGCCGGATGGAGGTTCCTCGCCATACCGTTTGTGCCGGTTGCCACCATCGGAACGGCCGTTGCCTTTTACGTCGGCTTTAAAAATAACTCCTCCTACGATCGGCTGTGGGAAGCCCGGCGGATCTGGGGTAGTATTACGAATGCAAGCCGTTCGTGGAGTATTATGGTACTTGATTACCTGAATGCTAAACATACGAACAATCCACTGGCCAAAGGTGAATTAAAACAACTCCGGCAAACGCTCATCTATCGTCATCTGGCCTATATAAATGCGATACGAGTTCAGCTCCGGCAGAAGCCCGTCTGGGAACTTCACCATAACCCTGCCTCTGAAGTTATCGAACGCATTGCGGCATTCAGGCAATGTAGTCTGGATAAAGAACTAAGCCGGTTCCTGTCCGAAGAGGAAATTGAATCGATTATTCAGCATCCAAATCCCGCTACGTTTCTGCTTCGGGAGCAGTCGGAACAACTTCGGGAGCTACGGGAAGCAGGTTATCTTACTGACTATTACCACGTCGACCTGGAGCGAATGCTGGTTGAATTTTACAATCAGCAGGGAGCTTGCGAACGAATTAAATCCTTCCCGTTTCCGCGGCAATATGCCTATTTCAGCTATGTTTTTACCTGGGTATTCATTGCAGTGCTCCCCTATGGTTTACTAACTGAAATGGCAAAAGTAAGCGGCTGGCATGTTTGGCTGACAGTTCCTTTCTTCACTGTTATCGCCTGGATATTCAACACCATGGAAATTGTTGGTGATACAAGCGAAAATCCGTTCGAAAATAGTATCAACGATATTCCCATGACGGCTATCTGTCGCAATATCGAGATCGATCTGCGCGATATGCTCGGTGAAACAGACCTGCCTAAGCGCGTACAGGCGGTCGACAATATTCTGATGTGA
- a CDS encoding glucose 1-dehydrogenase, which yields MESVLKGQIALITGASSGIGAGVAKSLAAAGATVVVNYPVEATKPAADDVLKEITDAGGTGIVAQCDVSKEDQVIKMFADVVAQFGTVDILINNAGLQRDAKFDEMTLDQWNTVINVNLTGQFLCAREAIREFLRRGPRPEVSVATGKIICMSSVHELIPWGGHVNYATSKGGIRMLMQSLAQEYGDRQIRVNSICPGAIQTPINRAAWETPQALNSLMTLIPYNRIGQPQDIGNLAVFLSSDLSDYITGASIFIDGGMTVFEGFSTNG from the coding sequence ATGGAGAGCGTACTCAAAGGCCAGATTGCCCTAATTACCGGAGCCAGTAGCGGCATCGGAGCAGGTGTTGCGAAGTCGCTGGCAGCTGCCGGGGCTACCGTTGTAGTCAATTATCCGGTCGAGGCCACAAAGCCGGCCGCCGATGACGTACTGAAAGAAATTACAGATGCAGGCGGCACAGGTATTGTAGCCCAATGTGATGTCAGCAAAGAAGATCAGGTGATCAAGATGTTCGCTGATGTAGTCGCTCAGTTCGGCACCGTCGATATTCTAATCAATAATGCGGGTCTGCAACGCGATGCCAAGTTTGACGAAATGACACTCGATCAGTGGAATACGGTCATTAATGTTAATCTGACGGGCCAGTTCCTGTGTGCCCGCGAAGCCATCCGCGAATTCCTCCGCCGGGGGCCGCGCCCGGAGGTTTCTGTCGCAACGGGTAAAATTATCTGCATGAGTTCCGTCCATGAGCTGATTCCGTGGGGAGGTCACGTAAATTACGCTACCTCAAAAGGCGGTATTAGAATGCTGATGCAGTCGCTGGCGCAGGAGTACGGCGATCGCCAGATTCGGGTCAACAGCATTTGTCCCGGCGCTATTCAAACGCCTATCAACCGGGCAGCGTGGGAAACGCCACAGGCCTTGAATAGCTTAATGACATTAATTCCCTATAATCGCATCGGACAGCCACAGGACATTGGGAACCTCGCCGTATTTCTTTCGTCCGATCTGTCTGACTACATAACCGGAGCCAGCATTTTCATTGATGGCGGTATGACCGTGTTTGAAGGGTTCTCAACCAATGGGTAA
- a CDS encoding MGH1-like glycoside hydrolase domain-containing protein: MTTEQQRLEDPAWRQWGPYVSDRQWGTVREDYSANGDAWNFTTHDMARSYTYRWGEEGIAGFCDDKQQLCLALTLWNGKDPILKERYFGLTNGEGNHGEDVKELYYYLDNTPTHSYQRMLYKYPQAAYPYEQLIVENRHRTRQDPEFELLDTGLFDQDRYFDVFVDYAKAGPQDILMTVTIYNRGPETADLYVLPTLWFRNTWIWGDDSDGVPSLHPQLSLLPDGTVLAEQTQLGRYFLHAEGQPDWLFCDNETNLARLYNTHIGSRYPKDGINDHVLYGANTVNPKMIGTKVAAQYKVTLAAGESQTIRLRLKSDNASNLQTDFDDIVAKRRIEADEFYAHIHPDKATDDEKLVQRQAFAGMLWSKQYYYYDVSRWLAGDPNSPPPPPERARGRNHTWLQLINAGVISMPDKWEYPWYAAWDWAFHCVTFAVIDPGFAKQQLMLLTNEWYMHPNGQLPAYEWSFSDVNPPVHAWAAWRLYHMELERKPPGEEDIRFLRGIFHKLMLNFTWWVNRKDESGNNIFEGGFLGLDNIGVFDRNAVLPDGSHLEQADGTSWMAMYALNMMRIALELAQHDSVYDELATKFFDHFLYIAGAMTNIGEGNMGLWDEQDGFFYDQIRMSDGNVKRMRVRTMVGLIPMFAVEILDDKILKSRPAFLDRMEWFQSHRPDLYSQVSRYTETGKSEKRLLSLLRGFRLKSLLSKILDENEFLSPHGIRGVSKVYRDQPYEFTLDNTIFRLVYTPAESDSAMFGGNSNWRGPVWMPLNYLMVETIQQFYDYFGDEFTVEYPIGSGTQITLKEVARELTNRLISLFIVDETGRRTTFGQHPKYQDPHFRDYVLFYEYFDGDNGRGVGASHQTGWTGLVAELIDRKYDSLQ, encoded by the coding sequence TTGACCACCGAACAACAACGTTTAGAAGATCCTGCCTGGCGGCAATGGGGTCCTTATGTTTCAGATCGCCAGTGGGGTACCGTTCGTGAAGATTACAGTGCCAATGGCGATGCCTGGAATTTTACGACTCACGACATGGCTCGCAGCTATACCTACCGCTGGGGCGAAGAGGGAATTGCTGGCTTTTGTGATGATAAACAACAGTTATGTCTGGCACTCACACTCTGGAATGGCAAAGACCCGATCCTGAAGGAACGCTATTTCGGGCTCACTAACGGTGAAGGGAATCATGGCGAAGATGTGAAGGAACTGTATTACTATCTGGATAATACGCCAACGCACTCCTACCAGCGGATGCTCTACAAGTATCCACAAGCCGCCTATCCCTATGAACAACTGATCGTCGAAAATCGCCACCGGACACGGCAGGACCCTGAGTTTGAACTGCTCGATACGGGCCTGTTCGATCAGGACCGCTATTTCGATGTGTTTGTTGACTATGCAAAAGCGGGACCACAGGATATATTAATGACGGTGACTATCTATAACCGGGGTCCCGAAACGGCTGATTTATACGTGTTGCCTACTCTCTGGTTTCGGAATACGTGGATTTGGGGCGATGACTCCGATGGTGTGCCAAGCCTGCACCCTCAATTATCACTTCTGCCAGATGGAACCGTATTAGCTGAGCAAACGCAGTTGGGACGCTATTTCCTCCATGCCGAAGGACAACCCGACTGGTTATTCTGCGACAACGAAACCAACCTGGCCCGGCTTTATAATACACATATCGGCTCCCGCTATCCGAAGGACGGCATCAACGATCATGTGTTATACGGAGCTAATACCGTTAATCCAAAGATGATCGGTACGAAAGTGGCCGCTCAGTATAAAGTAACACTCGCGGCCGGGGAGTCGCAAACCATCCGATTGCGGCTGAAATCCGACAATGCGAGCAATCTTCAGACTGATTTTGACGACATAGTTGCGAAACGCAGGATCGAAGCCGACGAATTTTACGCCCATATTCATCCGGACAAAGCAACGGATGATGAGAAACTGGTTCAGCGTCAGGCATTTGCCGGTATGCTCTGGAGTAAGCAATATTACTACTACGATGTGTCGCGCTGGCTGGCCGGTGACCCTAACAGCCCTCCTCCGCCCCCAGAGCGGGCCAGGGGCCGAAACCATACCTGGCTTCAGCTCATCAATGCGGGCGTAATTTCGATGCCCGACAAATGGGAATATCCGTGGTATGCGGCCTGGGACTGGGCGTTTCACTGCGTTACGTTTGCCGTTATCGATCCGGGTTTTGCCAAACAGCAACTGATGCTGCTCACAAACGAGTGGTATATGCACCCAAACGGTCAGTTGCCTGCCTACGAGTGGTCATTTAGCGATGTAAATCCGCCTGTTCATGCCTGGGCTGCGTGGCGGCTCTATCATATGGAGCTGGAGCGAAAGCCGCCGGGGGAGGAAGATATTCGTTTTTTGCGGGGTATTTTTCATAAGCTGATGCTCAACTTTACGTGGTGGGTGAACCGTAAAGATGAGTCTGGAAACAATATTTTTGAAGGTGGTTTTCTGGGCCTGGATAATATCGGGGTCTTTGATCGAAATGCTGTTTTACCGGATGGTAGCCACCTCGAACAGGCCGATGGTACAAGCTGGATGGCCATGTATGCGCTCAACATGATGCGTATAGCGCTCGAACTGGCTCAGCACGACTCGGTATACGATGAATTGGCCACTAAGTTTTTTGACCATTTCCTCTACATTGCGGGTGCTATGACCAACATCGGAGAGGGCAATATGGGGCTTTGGGATGAGCAGGATGGGTTCTTCTACGATCAAATCCGGATGTCGGATGGGAACGTTAAACGAATGCGGGTTCGAACAATGGTCGGGCTAATTCCAATGTTTGCCGTTGAAATTCTGGATGATAAGATCCTGAAATCCCGGCCCGCCTTTCTGGATCGCATGGAATGGTTCCAGAGCCATCGTCCCGACCTGTATAGCCAGGTTTCGCGTTATACTGAAACCGGAAAGAGCGAAAAGCGCTTACTGAGTTTGCTACGGGGCTTTCGGCTTAAATCGTTGCTCAGTAAAATTCTCGATGAAAACGAATTCCTGAGTCCGCATGGCATACGGGGCGTTTCGAAAGTGTATCGTGACCAGCCATACGAGTTCACGTTGGACAACACGATTTTTCGGCTCGTTTATACGCCCGCTGAAAGTGATAGCGCCATGTTTGGCGGTAATAGCAACTGGCGAGGGCCAGTCTGGATGCCGTTGAACTACCTGATGGTAGAAACGATCCAGCAATTCTACGACTATTTTGGGGATGAGTTCACAGTCGAATATCCGATCGGATCGGGAACGCAGATAACCCTTAAGGAAGTAGCCCGTGAACTGACTAACCGGCTTATCAGTCTATTTATAGTGGACGAAACCGGTCGGCGGACTACGTTTGGCCAGCATCCCAAATACCAGGACCCTCACTTTCGTGATTACGTACTGTTCTACGAATATTTTGATGGTGATAATGGCCGGGGCGTAGGAGCCAGCCACCAAACGGGCTGGACGGGTCTGGTAGCCGAATTGATAGACCGAAAATACGATAGTTTGCAGTAA
- the solA gene encoding N-methyl-L-tryptophan oxidase, with translation MIFDAIVVGLGAVGSATLYQLAKQTPHVLGLDQFSPPHTMGSTHGDTRITRQAIGEGAYFVPLALRSYEIWQELEELTEQQLLTKTGGLFIGKEHSAVQTHHKPGWLTTTIEAAEQFGIAHQILDNTTLREQYPQFRFRDDDIGYYEPDAGLLKPELCVSAHLNQARINGASVRTNERMLSFTETDTGVTARTNLGEYMAKKLVLTTGSWVTASLYDTLYRNLLTVYRQVQYWFDVQESHAAFTSDHFPVFILSDRDVYGFPAVGNSSDGIKIAMETYAKSTTPDAVNRVVSEAETRSMYDQYIAPNFIGIGPKCIKSAVCLYTMTPNGDFVIDNHPNYQNVLVASACSGHGFKHSAAVGQVLAELALQNRTDFDIRPFRLDHFVV, from the coding sequence ATGATTTTTGATGCTATTGTTGTTGGTCTGGGAGCCGTAGGAAGCGCAACGCTTTATCAACTGGCCAAACAGACCCCACACGTGCTGGGATTAGATCAATTTAGTCCTCCTCACACAATGGGCTCTACGCATGGTGATACACGCATTACGCGGCAGGCCATTGGCGAAGGGGCTTATTTTGTGCCACTAGCCTTGCGATCATACGAGATCTGGCAGGAGCTTGAAGAGCTAACGGAGCAGCAATTATTGACGAAAACCGGGGGACTTTTTATAGGTAAAGAACATTCAGCTGTCCAGACCCACCATAAACCCGGTTGGTTAACGACCACCATCGAAGCCGCAGAACAGTTTGGAATAGCGCACCAGATTCTGGATAATACGACCCTTCGGGAGCAGTACCCACAGTTTCGCTTTCGCGATGACGACATTGGTTATTACGAACCTGATGCGGGTTTGCTTAAACCGGAATTATGTGTTTCGGCGCATTTGAATCAAGCCCGGATAAATGGAGCTTCCGTCCGAACGAATGAGCGAATGCTATCATTTACCGAAACCGATACTGGCGTTACCGCTCGAACGAATCTTGGAGAATATATGGCTAAAAAACTGGTGCTGACTACCGGTTCCTGGGTGACAGCGTCGCTTTACGATACGCTTTATCGCAATTTACTGACGGTTTATCGACAGGTCCAATACTGGTTTGATGTTCAGGAAAGCCATGCTGCGTTCACTTCTGATCATTTCCCGGTGTTCATCCTGAGTGATCGGGATGTGTATGGATTTCCGGCCGTTGGTAACTCCAGCGACGGAATTAAAATTGCAATGGAAACGTATGCGAAATCCACAACGCCCGATGCCGTTAATCGTGTCGTTTCTGAGGCTGAAACAAGATCTATGTATGATCAGTACATAGCACCTAACTTTATCGGAATTGGCCCTAAATGCATCAAATCCGCCGTTTGCCTGTATACGATGACCCCCAACGGTGATTTTGTGATCGACAATCACCCAAACTATCAAAATGTATTGGTAGCCTCCGCCTGCTCGGGTCATGGATTTAAACATTCGGCCGCTGTGGGGCAGGTTCTGGCCGAGCTGGCCTTACAAAATCGAACAGATTTTGATATAAGACCTTTCAGGCTGGATCACTTTGTTGTTTGA
- a CDS encoding DUF1304 domain-containing protein, whose amino-acid sequence MTILSQILIGFVAVEHLYILWLEMFAWTTRGRKTFKSLSPDLFEPTKALAANQGLYNGFLAAGLVWSLLITDPVWSKNVSYFFLGCVIVAGVYGAATAQRSIFFVQALPAIIALIFVLLA is encoded by the coding sequence ATGACCATACTATCCCAGATTTTAATCGGGTTTGTAGCTGTAGAACACCTGTACATTTTGTGGCTTGAGATGTTCGCCTGGACGACCAGAGGGCGAAAAACGTTCAAATCGTTATCACCCGATTTGTTCGAGCCAACAAAGGCACTGGCTGCTAACCAGGGGCTTTATAATGGCTTTTTAGCAGCAGGACTGGTTTGGTCGCTGTTGATTACCGATCCAGTCTGGAGCAAAAACGTGAGCTATTTTTTCCTGGGTTGTGTTATCGTTGCCGGTGTCTATGGAGCCGCCACTGCTCAACGATCCATCTTCTTCGTTCAGGCATTACCGGCTATTATAGCGCTAATTTTTGTACTGCTGGCTTAA
- a CDS encoding GNAT family N-acetyltransferase has product MLAINFTPFPELTTNRLILRQMKREDETDFFALRSNPEIMRFIPRPIAQSVADAFQLIQSINDGIRKNESITWGITLNNKPTVIGTIGYVRMAKEHHRAEVGYLLSADFRGQGIMQEALSAVVDYGFQQMKLHSIEGIVVPQNTASASVLKKAGFQKEAHFKENQFYKGRFHDSIHYSLLTPLV; this is encoded by the coding sequence ATGCTTGCTATCAACTTTACTCCTTTCCCAGAATTAACGACGAATCGCCTGATCTTAAGGCAGATGAAACGAGAAGACGAAACCGATTTCTTCGCCCTTCGCTCCAACCCGGAAATCATGCGGTTTATCCCCCGCCCGATTGCTCAATCCGTCGCTGATGCGTTTCAACTGATTCAATCCATAAACGATGGTATTCGAAAAAATGAGAGTATAACCTGGGGGATCACGCTGAACAATAAACCTACCGTAATTGGCACCATTGGGTACGTCAGGATGGCTAAAGAACACCATCGGGCTGAAGTTGGCTATTTACTAAGCGCTGATTTCCGGGGACAGGGTATTATGCAGGAAGCGCTCTCGGCCGTGGTTGATTACGGTTTTCAGCAAATGAAACTTCACTCTATTGAGGGTATAGTTGTTCCTCAGAATACGGCGTCAGCCAGCGTTCTGAAAAAGGCTGGTTTTCAAAAAGAAGCCCATTTTAAAGAAAATCAATTCTACAAAGGACGCTTTCATGACTCCATTCATTACTCGCTGTTAACACCACTTGTATAA